The following proteins are co-located in the Triticum aestivum cultivar Chinese Spring chromosome 1A, IWGSC CS RefSeq v2.1, whole genome shotgun sequence genome:
- the LOC123058149 gene encoding uncharacterized protein has translation MMKHFTPVLASLLVVAGLATTAAGVRFTAMNNASTTPGGQRFDEEYGVGYAVQVMSEASFFTWKIFNQTAPEDRRAAMDDRVKLVVNFINTNILAFERDSESSITLNAGYVNNITGDVRTLVTGLLYHEVTHVWQWGQQDTNQTHSWIYEGMADFVRLRAGYAAPYWLQPGQGDSWDTGYDVTAWFLDYCDQLRPGFMAVLNQRLKDGYSDDDFLQIMGKSVQELWRDYKAKYGG, from the coding sequence ATGATGAAGCACTTCACGCCAGTGTTGGCTTCCTTACTCGTGGTCGCCGGCCTCGCCACCACGGCAGCCGGCGTGAGGTTCACGGCAATGAACAACGCGTCGACGACCCCCGGCGGGCAGCGCTTCGACGAGGAATACGGCGTGGGGTACGCGGTGCAGGTCATGTCGGAGGCCTCCTTCTTCACCTGGAAAATCTTCAACCAGACGGCGCCCGAGGACCGCCGAGCCGCCATGGACGACCGCGTCAAGCTCGTCGTCAACTTCATAAACACCAACATCCTCGCCTTCGAACGCGACAGCGAGAGCAGCATCACGCTCAACGCGGGCTACGTGAACAACATCACCGGCGACGTGAGGACGCTGGTGACGGGGCTGCTGTACCACGAGGTGACGCACGTGTGGCAATGGGGGCAGCAGGACACGAACCAGACTCACAGTTGGATCTACGAGGGGATGGCCGACTTCGTCCGGCTGCGTGCCGGCTATGCGGCGCCGTACTGGTTGCAGCCGGGGCAGGGGGACAGCTGGGACACGGGCTATGACGTGACGGCGTGGTTCCTGGACTACTGCGACCAGCTGAGGCCGGGGTTCATGGCGGTGCTCAACCAGAGGCTCAAGGACGGCTACAGCGACGACGACTTCCTGCAGATTATGGGCAAGTCCGTGCAGGAGCTGTGGAGGGATTACAAGGCCAAGTACGGCGGCTAG